The Euleptes europaea isolate rEulEur1 chromosome 9, rEulEur1.hap1, whole genome shotgun sequence nucleotide sequence TTGGCACTGGAAGGACTAATCCTTCCACTCCTTCTTGATGGTCAGGTTCCACTCCCAGGACAGATGGTCTGTCTTGTCATCATCTGTAAATTTTGATTTGATGTTGTAGCTGCCCCGGGCCAGCATACCCTTGGGGGCTTCCTCCATAGGTGTTAAGAACTCATACTCCTCAGCACGTGGCCCATAACTCCCAACCATGTAATCAGTCTTGTCAATTTTTACTCCTTTCCTGAATGTATGTTGAATGTACTTCAACCCTGAAACAATCTCCTTGTTCACCCGAAATGAGATCTTTATCCGGTACTCCACACCTTCCTTTAGCACAAACGCCTGCTTCTTGAAGCTCTCCAAGTCACCAGCAGCAATGGCTACATTTCCAAGCAGGGCCTCTTTGTACTTGCGTAAACTCTCATCATCTTTGTCTAGTTCCTGGATCTCCTGGATGCTCTTCTGGGCAGGGGGCCTGTAATTGACAGAGTGCTCGTCCTCTTCATTTTCAGCGGCAATCTGTGCCAGCTGCTCAGGAGTGGGTTCTTGCTCAGCCATCTCTGCAAGTTCAACCTATGTCTCGCTGTTAgcactgctgctgccgccgccggtgACCAACGCCGCCCGCCACCGCCCAGATCCCCCCCGAGCGCGCCCCCGCACTTCCGCAATCTCAAGCTAAATTTGAAATTTTGTGTAGTTTTCAAATGAGCTACATGCCAAAATTGAACATATAACTCTGTTTTTTATAAGATAAGCTATAGCATtgcaacaaaaaaaatcacaacccTATAATTGTTGATCATGTAACTATGTGTGTTTTTACAGAGACAAGTAAAGAAACCTGCAGTTCTGCATTCTTCTAAATGTATTTTTTGTCCTTGGATTCTTATATAGGTTGTTTAGGAGGCTACTGTTATTTGGTGGTCAGAGAATGACACTTTGCATATCTTAGTGACTTTTCTTCCTATATCCCAGGATTCTGCCCTGATGTAAGCCCTAATAAGCAATCGG carries:
- the LOC130482745 gene encoding rho GDP-dissociation inhibitor 1-like, which translates into the protein MAEQEPTPEQLAQIAAENEEDEHSVNYRPPAQKSIQEIQELDKDDESLRKYKEALLGNVAIAAGDLESFKKQAFVLKEGVEYRIKISFRVNKEIVSGLKYIQHTFRKGVKIDKTDYMVGSYGPRAEEYEFLTPMEEAPKGMLARGSYNIKSKFTDDDKTDHLSWEWNLTIKKEWKD